CATTAGTCTTGTTTATTATATTTTCATCTTTGGCAAAGGAATCGATATTGATAACAAGAATTTGAATATTATTATTAATGGCAAAATTTCTTAAATTGGATACCCTCTTGGAGTCGTACACATCAAAATTAACCGGCGTCTTATCGTAAAGGTTTTGAAAATGGTCAAAGGTTATTTCAAGGTTTTTTAATACGCCTTCACGGATAGCAATGGAGGGAACAACAATAACGAATTTTTTAAACCCGTATTTTTTATTCAACTCATAAATGGTGCGAAGATACACATAGGTTTTACCGGTTCCGGTTTCCATTTCCACAGAAAAATTCATGCCGTCCAGTTTTTCGGAGACAGGCAACACATTCTTCTTTTGGATTTCCTGAATATTTTTTAGAGTTTGTTCTACACTTATTTCTAATCGATTTCCAACCCCGCCTTCCCGGAACATATAATTTTCAGAACTTATTGAAAAGCTGAAATCACCCTGGTTTAATGGTTGACCTTTAAATATTCCAACAATAGCGCTTATCGCATCGTGCTGAAATTGCTGGTTGGGGTCGAAGTGGAGTTTCATGATAATTTAAATTTCAAGTATGTTTTTAATACCAGTAATAAAAACGTTAAAGCTATTCGAGCGTGTATTATCTAGCTTCAAGTATTCTCCAATCGCCCTTGAACCAGATATCTTTTGATAAATTCTCTTTGTGAGGCGCTCTAATTCATCTGATGGCGCTTGAATGGAATCCGGATTACGATATCTTTTTTTCACCTGGTACTTTGCAATTCCAGGTAACTCCAACCCATGCTCAACTGCTTCCAAGTCGCCTAAATACCAACTTTCCAATTCGTGGCAAGCTATTCGAACAAGAGTGTGCGGCTTTTTATCTTCCGGGCACAACTTCAAAAGATTAAATTTTACTGTTTTACAGTCAGCCGAATCCTGGTCTCGCAATATAATAAATTTCGAATTTGGAAGTTTCCATCCCCGCAACTTTCTTGCTAATTTTTTTTCAAGATCCTGTTTCCCTTCAAAAACAACATAACGTATAAATATATTTTCTTGAACTATCAGGCGGCGTAGGAGAACTTCTAATAAAGCTTCCGCCGAGGGCTCTTCGAGAAAAAAAACGAGATTTATCATAAAGGATCAACCCCTTCAAAAAAGCCTTCTTTCCACAGGTATCCCATTTTATCTCCGTCCGACATATAGGCAGCAATTTGTGCATCTTCACTCGCACGAATAATAGAAGTATATCCGTTTTTTTTGACTAACATAAATACTTCTTCCAGTTTTGCGGCATTAAGAAAATCAGGCGAGTGAGTTGAGACAAAAACCTGACCGCCTCCAATGGAATAAGCTCTGAATTCTTCCGCTAATTCAGCAAGCAATTTTGGATACAGTTGGTTTTCCGGTTCCTCAATGCACAATAAAGGATGAGGGTTGGGATCGTGCAGAAGGATAAGATAGGCAAACATTTTTATTGTACCATCCGACACATAGCGGGCAAGGAAAGGATCCTTAAAAGTTCCATCCTGGAATTTTAATAATACTCTTCCTTCTTCCGTTGTTTTTGCATCGACTTTTGTTATCCCCGGAATACGTTTCGTAAGAGATTTAAGAATTAAATCAAAGACAGATTTGTGGTTCTGATAAAGAAACTGAGTTACCAGAGCTAAATTTTCCCCTTCCCGTGACAAATGTTCTGCATAGCCGGCGTCCTGCGTTTGCCTTGCTGCGCTAATATGAAAATCAGAAACGTGCCAGTTTTCAATCATTTGCCCAAGCTCCATAACGGCCGGATATTTCTTAAATTGGGCAAGCCCTTTTATCGCCAAAATATTTGGTTTCGCAAGAGATTGTTGTTCCCGTTCTAACTGTGATTCATCTGTAACATCATCAAACTCATTAGTAACGGCACGCCCCTCCCCCCTTGAAAATTCAAGAAATTTCCACGGCTGTCCATGGCTGCCTCTGCGGTAGCGCAATTCTTCTCGCTCAACTATGGGTTGTCCGTTTTCTTCGTTGATCGCCAATGTGTAGGTTGCAAGTGGGTTTTTCTTTTTGTCATCAGATTTCATTTCAAAACGGAACTTGATTTCTATTTCTATTGGTCCATCAGAATCTCTACTATGTACTTCTTTATATCCGCCGCGTTTACTTAATGCAATTTGAACATTATCCGTAAGTGCATCCTTAAGAAAGCCAAATACATCGAACAAAGTACTTTTACCTGTTCCATTTGCACCTACAATTATGCAAAAAGAAGGAATCTCTCTCATTTCTATTTCTTTAAAAGCTTTAAAATTTTTAAGACTAATAGTTTCTATTTTCATCTTTTTACTCCTCACACCACCTTAAATTCAATCCCTACATCTTTCATCTAACAATGTGGCATTGGTTTTTAATTGGTCATTGTTATTAAACAAACGGTCGAGTGTAATTACCTTTTGCGGGTTTACATCAAGAACCGTCTTAATGATTTCTTTATTCATCTTATCAAGAATTAATGCAATTTCAGTTTTATTCACAAGGTAAAAGCCGTCTTTTTCTTCAATCTTTGCGGTAGGCGAAACGCCGGACTTCAAGAATGGTTGACCTTTAAATATTCCAACAATAGCGCTTATCGCATCGTGCTGAAATTGCTGGTTGGGGTCGAAGTGAAGTTTCATTTTATTGTGCAGGCCTATGGATTGTAACCTTAAAATAGTCAGCTTCCAAATTGCTCTCAAAGTCAATATGCGGATAAGCTTTCAATGAATTTAATATTCCACTCCCAATACCCCTGTACGGCAATAAGTCGATAGCATAGGAAGTAAGCAGAATATTTCTGTCCCTTCTTTGTATTCCCCTCTTAATATCTTCGACTGTCAGATTGTTTGGAAGCCTGCCTGGGTTTTTTATTTCCACCCGATTGGGGAAGATATATAGTTTAATGGAATCTTCAATAAAATAATCCCTATGGAAAATTGCATTGATAAGTAATTCCTTGATGACCAATTCCGGAATTTCCAAATCGCCAATACTGTTGAAGTCTTTGTCTTTTTGTATGCGGTTTAATTTACTCACAACAAAGTCTTTGCCTTTGTTGTATTTTTCTACCATAGTGCCATAAATATTATCACTTGAACGATACTTGTCAGTTAGAAATTCATTTGTGTCAAACCATATTGCGTTAATACAGAACTGGGGGATAATGGCCCTGTTATTGTTACCAAACAGGAGCAAAGAAGCAAGGGTTAGATTGTCATTTACTAAAAGTTTCAGGTTATTCAGAATCCGTTCAACCTCACCTTTTTTATCAATAATTACCTCTTCAAAGCGATTTTTATAAAACTCTTTGAATAATCCGATGTTTACATCAGCAAGCGTTGCATTTCCGATAATTTGCTGCTCGGCATAAAGCAACTTTTTTTCCTGCATTAACCTTGACATTTCTGCATTGTCGATCACCTTTCGTTTATTCGGCCCGCTGCGCACCCACACAGAGTGGTTCTTGTCCCTGTATAAAGTGATTCCCTTTTCGATGTAAATCAACAACACATTCTTGTCTTCTATTTTGACAACTTCTGTCCAGATGCTGCCGATAGGCGGCTTTGTATTATTGGCAGCAAGATTCATAGCGAGGTTCTGGTATTTCTTGAGTTGGTCTTTGCTGAGTCCCTTGACATCTGCATTATCGTCTACCCCAATAATCAATAATCCGCCTAATGAATTGGCAAAAGCAACCATTTCCGCGTTAAGTTTATCAGGGGAATCTATATCGCCCTTAAACTCGACTTTGCTTGTTTCCCCTTGACTAATTATTTCCAATAATTCTGATACTTCCATAATTAGTAAATCCTTTTGTGCTGACTAAATGCTACACAACCTTAAATTCAATCCCCGCATCCTTCATCTGCAATGCGGTATTGGTTTTTAGCTGGTCATTGTTATTAAATAAACGGTCGAGTGTAATTACTTTTTGCGGTGTTGCCTCAAGAACCTTCTGAATAATTGTCATATCTATTTTTTCAAGAATTAATACAATTTCAGTATCATTTGCATGGTTAATCCGGTCTTGTTAAATTCAATATCCTCCCCCAAAGCGGCTTTCAGTTTTTCCCAGTCAATCTTGTTTTCGGTAAATGCTTCGGGAATAATTTCTTTTAGCTTATTCAGCTTTTCTTCTGTAATATTCGCTGACTTTCCATCCATTATATTTTATCCCAAATTCTTTACTTCTGTCCACGGTATGTTCTTCAACAAATAAGTAAAACAATCTATGATAATTATCAAATAGAACTGAATAGAAAATTAATATTAGATTAAAATTATATAAATCTAAAGTCTCCTCTATTAGTTTGCTTA
The candidate division KSB1 bacterium genome window above contains:
- a CDS encoding DUF4276 family protein is translated as MINLVFFLEEPSAEALLEVLLRRLIVQENIFIRYVVFEGKQDLEKKLARKLRGWKLPNSKFIILRDQDSADCKTVKFNLLKLCPEDKKPHTLVRIACHELESWYLGDLEAVEHGLELPGIAKYQVKKRYRNPDSIQAPSDELERLTKRIYQKISGSRAIGEYLKLDNTRSNSFNVFITGIKNILEI
- a CDS encoding putative DNA binding domain-containing protein translates to MEVSELLEIISQGETSKVEFKGDIDSPDKLNAEMVAFANSLGGLLIIGVDDNADVKGLSKDQLKKYQNLAMNLAANNTKPPIGSIWTEVVKIEDKNVLLIYIEKGITLYRDKNHSVWVRSGPNKRKVIDNAEMSRLMQEKKLLYAEQQIIGNATLADVNIGLFKEFYKNRFEEVIIDKKGEVERILNNLKLLVNDNLTLASLLLFGNNNRAIIPQFCINAIWFDTNEFLTDKYRSSDNIYGTMVEKYNKGKDFVVSKLNRIQKDKDFNSIGDLEIPELVIKELLINAIFHRDYFIEDSIKLYIFPNRVEIKNPGRLPNNLTVEDIKRGIQRRDRNILLTSYAIDLLPYRGIGSGILNSLKAYPHIDFESNLEADYFKVTIHRPAQ
- a CDS encoding AAA family ATPase — its product is MKIETISLKNFKAFKEIEMREIPSFCIIVGANGTGKSTLFDVFGFLKDALTDNVQIALSKRGGYKEVHSRDSDGPIEIEIKFRFEMKSDDKKKNPLATYTLAINEENGQPIVEREELRYRRGSHGQPWKFLEFSRGEGRAVTNEFDDVTDESQLEREQQSLAKPNILAIKGLAQFKKYPAVMELGQMIENWHVSDFHISAARQTQDAGYAEHLSREGENLALVTQFLYQNHKSVFDLILKSLTKRIPGITKVDAKTTEEGRVLLKFQDGTFKDPFLARYVSDGTIKMFAYLILLHDPNPHPLLCIEEPENQLYPKLLAELAEEFRAYSIGGGQVFVSTHSPDFLNAAKLEEVFMLVKKNGYTSIIRASEDAQIAAYMSDGDKMGYLWKEGFFEGVDPL